A window from Mya arenaria isolate MELC-2E11 chromosome 9, ASM2691426v1 encodes these proteins:
- the LOC128203636 gene encoding perlucin-like protein, producing the protein MKICVVSAVLLALFGISAAECDCSSAVDFQFRTIDRLSEMEQRLNKMSLEQEILTRKLSEKLAECDETEKKDKRCKDGWTRFKESCYKFGDSDLTFDSAQEYCKNIGASLVHIDTTEENVFLRGLLRTMKSPKHWIGVTDEAKEGNWTYLDGKTVSFTDWGTNQPNNGRVANCGAFWESFGYLWVDEPCTNTFKPICEM; encoded by the exons ATGAAGATTTGTGTTGTTTCTGCTGTGCTTCTTGCCTTGTTTGGAATTTCTGCAGCTGAATGCGACTGCAGTTCCGCGGTCGATTTCCAGTTCAG GACTATAGATCGCCTGTCTGAAATGGAGCAGAGGCTGAATAAAATGAGTTTGGAACAGGAAATTCTCACCAGGAAACTGAGCGAGAAATTGGCCGAATGTGACGAAACTGAAAAGA AAGATAAGCGTTGTAAGGACGGGTGGACGAGGTTTAAGGAATCGTGCTACAAGTTCGGGGACAGTGACCTGACATTCGACAGCGCACAG GAATACTGCAAGAATATCGGCGCTTCCCTAGTTCACATTGACACGACAGAAGAAAACGTGTTCCTACGAGGGTTGCTGCGGACAATGAAAA GTCCTAAACACTGGATTGGTGTGACAGACGAAGCTAAAGAGGGCAATTGGACATACCTGGACGGGAAGACTGTGTCCTTTACCGACTGGGGAACGAACCAACCCAACAACGGCCGGGTTGCCAACTGTGGTGCTTTTTGGGAGAGTTTCGGTTACTTGTGGGTTGATGAGCCTTGCACAAACACGTTCAAACCCATCTGCGAGATGTAA